In a single window of the Cydia pomonella isolate Wapato2018A chromosome 2, ilCydPomo1, whole genome shotgun sequence genome:
- the LOC133534539 gene encoding uncharacterized protein LOC133534539 → MSPTPPTPQTTTIELSAISLAAKIPDFWQDQPRLWFLQVEAILAQQKAGDQSNYNMVIAKLGKQAIQQVADILEKPPSENKFDTLKARLLSVYEETEAKRLQQLMSDMELGEQRPSQLMRRMRDLARDKIPDDTLIYFWQGHLPPSVRAVVASADSKNLETLASIADKVMETFKPNEVASIQTTSRQSSPNDFITAELAKINSRISELASSSGRGRSRRRNRSQGRARSRSRNNSRSGRTPNSPDWLCFYHYRYKTKANKCVQPCSWKGQSPTGN, encoded by the coding sequence ATGTCTCCGACACCACCAACCCCACAAACAACAACTATTGAATTATCCGCTATATCATTAGCTGCAAAGATACCTGATTTTTGGCAGGACCAGCCGCGACTATGGTTTTTGCAGGTGGAAGCTATTTTAGCACAACAAAAGGCAGGTGATCAATCAAACTACAATATGGTCATCGCAAAATTAGGAAAGCAAGCAATTCAGCAAGTTGCGGATATCCTTGAGAAGCCGCCTAGTGAGAACAAATTCGATACTCTGAAGGCCAGATTGCTTAGTGTTTACGAGGAGACAGAAGCGAAGAGGTTACAGCAATTGATGTCAGACATGGAATTGGGTGAGCAACGACCATCTCAGCTAATGAGGAGAATGCGTGACCTTGCGCGTGATAAAATTCCGGACGACACTTTAATCTATTTTTGGCAAGGTCATCTACCACCATCGGTAAGGGCAGTCGTAGCGTCAGCAGATTCAAAAAACTTAGAAACCCTTGCAAGTATTGCCGACAAGGTCATGGAGACGTTTAAACCGAATGAAGTCGCCTCAATTCAGACAACATCGCGCCAAAGTTCACCGAATGATTTTATAACGGCGGAATTAGCGAAGATTAACAGTCGCATCAGTGAATTAGCCAGCTCTAGTGGACGAGGTAGGAGCCGAAGGAGGAACCGCAGCCAGGGACGTGCACGTAGTCGCTCACGCAACAACAGCCGCTCTGGGAGGACCCCTAACAGCCCTGATTGGTTGTGTTTCTACCATTACCGATACAAGACCAAGGCCAATAAGTGCGTGCAGCCATGCAGCTGGAAAGGACAGTCGCCGACGGGAAACTAG
- the LOC133534536 gene encoding uncharacterized protein LOC133534536 has protein sequence MVDIKPLIKRRASFKAKLTLFESHLTTVESCDRLSRLQISELNHRLSKIEEIYSEFDSVQCDIENELEIPDEQYKEREAFESKYFGLVARARELLAAAAPAPGASAGGDGSETGSCVTAIGGGTKLKLPTIDMPSFSGHYHDWLEFRDTFSSLIHSNNSIPNINKFHYLRAALKGSAAVVIQSLDFSSDNYTSAWELLCDRYNNKRSLVNNHIQAIFDIEQLSKESSRSIRNLIDTINKNLRALKSLDLPTEHWDVLIIQIISSKLDTTTHRKWESYRNKLKELPTLQMFNDFLKDRADLLESTEISNIKRRSSDTTHSRQKALTANTYSPTTSRKYACPFCNQDHALYLCPKFKTLKLQARVDKAKALKVCLNCLLVGHNEKTCRLNSCRICGLQRNSLLHEHTTPAPSSNDVALHSLPQPDDDEQFSSPVQEISMSAVNNNSMLLSTVLIQVTDHSGKKQTIRALLDNGSTASYVTESLCAKLNLPTSSAPTIVDGLNYQTSHLSKSCDVLISSLLNDYHEKVPCLVASRITQPLPVSRIDRTTLNIPPHIRLADPTFDVPAPVDMLLGSGIFWSVLGTHKIPLGKNKPTLWETKLGFLVTVSSKQNLPSKFNTVHCNHNINLYLQHYDKQLIDQIS, from the coding sequence atggttgataTTAAACCTTTAATTAAAAGGCGTGCCTCATTCAAAGCTAAGCTTACGCTGTTTGAAAGCCATCTAACAACTGTCGAAAGTTGTGATCGCTTGAGTAGATTGCAAATTTCTGAATTAAATCACCGTTTAtcaaaaattgaagaaatatattCAGAATTTGACTCCGTTCAGTGTGATATAGAGAACGAATTGGAAATTCCAGATGAGCAGTATAAAGAACGCGAGGCTTTCGAGAGCAAGTACTTCGGGCTCGTCGCGCGCGCGCGCGAGCTGCTGGCGgcggccgcgccggcgccgggcgCCTCTGCGGGCGGCGACGGCTCGGAGACAGGTTCTTGTGTTACTGCGATTGGAGGTGGGACAAAACTTAAACTTCCTACTATAGATATGCCTAGCTTCTCGGGCCATTATCATGACTGGTTGGAGTTCCGTGACACATTTAGTAGTCTCATACATTCAAATAATTCAATTCCAAACATTAATAAATTTCATTACTTGCGCGCCGCGCTAAAGGGTAGTGCCGCGGTGGTGATTCAATCTTTAGATTTTTCCAGCGATAATTATACATCAGCTTGGGAACTACTTTGCGatcgttataataataaaagatcTTTAGTGAACAACCATATTCAGGCAATTTTTGACATAGAACAATTGTCAAAAGAATCGTCTAGATCAATAAGAAACCTTATTGACacgataaataaaaacttaagagCACTCAAATCACTTGATCTCCCTACTGAGCATTGGGATGTTCTCataattcaaataatatcaagCAAATTAGATACAACTACACATCGTAAATGGGAATCGTATAGGAATAAATTAAAGGAGCTCCCTACACTTCAAATGTTTAACGATTTCCTTAAAGATCGGGCTGACTTACTAGAATCAACTGAAATCTCTAATATAAAACGTCGGTCTAGCGACACTACGCACAGTCGACAGAAGGCGTTGACAGCTAATACTTATTCCCCCACTACTTCTCGCAAGTACGCTTGTCCGTTTTGCAATCAAGACCACGCACTGTATCTATGTCCAAAgttcaaaacattaaaattacaagCTCGCGTTGATAAAGCTAAGGCACTCAAGGTTTGCTTAAACTGTTTACTCGTGGGTCACAATGAAAAAACGTGTAGGCTGAATTCGTGTCGCATATGTGGATTACAGCGCAATAGTCTGTTGCATGAACATACAACTCCTGCGCCTTCGTCAAATGACGTCGCGCTGCATTCTTTGCCGCAGCCTGACGACGATGAACAATTTTCTAGTCCAGTTCAAGAAATTTCTATGTCAGccgtaaataataatagcatgcTACTGTCAACCGTCTTAATTCAAGTGACAGACCACAGTggtaaaaaacaaacaatacgAGCGTTACTCGATAATGGTTCAACCGCGAGTTATGTTACTGAAAGTTTATGCGCAAAATTAAACTTACCTACTTCTTCAGCTCCGACAATAGTCGACGGATTAAATTATCAAACATCACATTTGTCAAAAAGTTGCGACGTACTTATATCGTCATTACTCAATGATTATCATGAAAAGGTGCCCTGTTTAGTAGCATCACGTATAACTCAACCGTTGCCAGTGTCTCGAATTGACCGTACAACGTTAAACATACCGCCACACATTAGGTTGGCAGATCCCACATTTGATGTACCTGCTCCAGTAGACATGCTACTTGGATCAGGAATATTTTGGTCAGTACTTGGTACTCATAAAATTCCattaggtaaaaataaaccaaCTTTATGGGAAACCAAATTGGGTTTCTTAGTTACAGTTTCATCAAAACAAAACTTACCATCAAAATTTAATACAGTCCATTGCAACCATAACATTAATTTATACTTACAACATTATGATAAACAATTAATTGATCAAATTTCTTAA